CGTAATTTTTTTCTCCACTTCTGCAATATCTTCTGGTGTAGCATCGGGTAACATCTGCACAATGATTCCACCTGCTGCTAGTACAGATAAGTCCGGAGCAACGAGTACACCTACTGCAACAGCAGATGGGATTTGTTCAGACACAGCAAAATAATATGCGAAATCTTCGCCGATCTCCCCTGACACAAGCGGCACACTTCCACGATAAGGTTCTCTTAATCCTAGATCCTTGATCACATACAGTGCCCCTTCTTGGCCCACTGCACCACTCACATCTAGTTTACCAAACGGATTAGTCGGTAGGTCAACAAACGGATTATCCACATAACCTCGTACTGTACCCGTACCCGTCGCCACTACGACTATTTTTCCTGCAGGACCATCCCCATGAATTTGAAGTGTCACTTGATGGTCATCATTCTTCAATGTGGCAGTTAGCAATGCACCGATTGTGGCAACACGACCAAGTGCCGCAGTAACCACTGGCCATGTTTGATGTCTTCGTTGTAATTCTCCAACGATCGCTCGTGTATACGCTGCATAGGCAAGCACTCTGCCATCATGACCAGTAGCGACAAGAACATAATCACCAATATCAGACAATCCCATCACTCCTCATACGCCATTACCTGCCCTACAATATGGATAATAGGTATACAAGACGCATCAGACAGCCGCCCTGTATACCTATTTTATCGAAACATAGTCACTTCACATCATTAGGAAAGGCTAGGAGTGGGATCATCGCCAAATCCACGTCCTCCAATTTTAATCTTTGGACCGCCATCTTCCCCTTCATCAACCAAACGTCCGTACTCCATCAACTGACGAATTTGTTCGCCATCTAATGTTTCTTTTTCAAGTAAGGTGTGCGCTAAGAGGTCTAACTGTGCCCTGTGTTCAGTGAGTAACGTACGCGTACGTTCGTAAGATTCATCAACCAATCGGCGCATCTCTTGATCGATCTCATAAGCGATCGCGTCGCTATAGTTCTGCTCACTAGAGAAATCACGTCCTAAAAATACCTGTCCTTGTCGGTGACCAAACTGCATGGGTCCAAGTTTTGTACTCATCCCAAATTCAGTAATCATACGACGAACAACAGACGTCACGCGCTCTAAATCATTGGATGCACCAGTGCTGATTTCGCCAAGAACAATCTCCTCAGCCACTCGCCCGCCCAGTAGTTCTACTACCTGATCAAGTATATCTTCTCTCGTCATAAAACTGCGGTCTTCCTTAGGTAGAGATACGGTATATCCACCAGCCATCCCACGAGGAATGATCGTCACTTTATGAACCATATTGCCGGATTTCAGGAAGTACCCCGCTACGGCGTGTCCACCTTCATGAAAAGCAACCAATCTCTTTTCTTTGTCGCTGATCACTTTGCTCCGTTTTTCAGGTCCTGCAATCACCCTGTCAATAGCCTCGTCTACTTCTACCATTTCGACCACTGTTTTATCTTTTCGAGCAGTAAGTAGTGCTGCTTCATTGAGGACATTTTCAAGATCTGCCCCTGTAAATCCAGGTGTACGCTTAGCTACAATATCTAATGCCACGTCTTTACTTAGGGGTTTGTTCCGAGAATGAACTCGCAAAATTTGCTCTCGCCCACGAACATCTGGCCGATCAACCGTGATTTGCCGATCAAACCGTCCTGGACGCAATAAAGCAGGATCGAGAATATCTGGTCGGTTGGTTGCGGCAATCATAATAATACCTTCATTGCCTGCAAACCCATCCATTTCAACAAGTAACTGATTTAATGTTTGCTCGCGTTCATCGTGTCCACCACCAAGACCGGCGCCACGCTGGCGTCCAACTGCATCGATTTCATCGATAAAGATAATACACGGCGCATTCTTTTTTGCTGTTTCGAATAAATCTCGAACACGCGAAGCCCCTACGCCTACGAACATCTCTACAAAGTCTGATCCACTAATACTAAAGAAGGGAACCCCAGCTTCACCTGCTACAGCCCGTGCCAGCAACGTCTTTCCTGTTCCTGGTGGACCAACAAGCAAAACACCTTTTGGTATTCGTGCACCAACCGCTGTAAACTTGCGTGGATCTCGTAAAAAGTCAACTACTTCTACAAGTTCTGCTTTCTCTTCATCTGCTCCTGCCACATCATTAAACGTTACGCGCTTCTTCTCTTCTGAGTATAACCTCGCTTTGCTCTTCCCAAAATTCATGACGCGATTGCCGCCGCCTTGACCTTGGTTGAACAAAAAGAAAATTAACACAAACACTAACAAGAACGGAACAATCGTACTCAAGAAACTTAGCCAAGATGATTCCTTTGGTGGCGCACTAATCGTCACATTAGGTAACTGGCTAATTTGCGATACGATTTGATCGCTATATAACGCCCGAGAGGTAAACTGGGTGTTGTCTGTTAGCGTGCCATCCAATTGCAATGTGGCGCCATCCGCCGTCACATACAGGCTACGAATCTCATGATTATGCACATCTGAAACAAACTGACTCCATGTCAGTTGTGTCTTCTGCTGCGTCCCCGACATGATATATTGCAAAACGCCAATAATGACTAACAGGATGAGCACATAGAAGATTGCGCTTTGATAAAAGCGTCTCATTCCTAACCTCCTCTCGGTTAAGGCGGGAATATTGTAACATACTCACTGCCAAAAAAGCACCTATACGCGACATGAGTCAAAGCTCTGACACGTTTTTATCGTTCACTTTAATTCTTTTCATATACTGCAGGCTTTAGAACTCCCACATAAGGTAGGTTGCGATAGCGTTCTGCATAATCAAGGCCGTATCCTACAATAAAGCGATTAGGCACTACAAATCCACTGTAATCAGGCGTAATATCCACCGTACGACCGTCCGGCTTGTCAAAGGCAGTTGCAATCTTCACCGACAGTGCATTTCTACGCAAAAGTGAATCGCGGAGGTAACTTAACGTCAACCCACTATCGACAATGTCCTCAACAATCAACACATGGCGATCTTCCACTGAGCGATCTAAATCCTTCAAGATGCGAACGACACCAGACGACTTAGTAGATGCACCATAACTAGATGTTGCGATAAAATCAATCTCCAGCGGAATGTCCATATATCGAATCAAATCTGCCATAAATAATACTGCACCTTTTAGAACGCATACTGCAATAGGATTTTCCCCTTGATAATCCTTTGCAATTTGTTCTCCCATCTGTTTTACACGCGCTTGAATTTGTTCTTCGGAAAACAAAAGTTCTTGAAGATCCTCCCTCAATATCCTTCCTCCCTAGCGTCTTACAATACACTGTTTTCTATTTAGCGAAAAATCCTACTTGCTAAGAACAACATGTAAAACAAGTGACGACTTCTGATTCACCAACAGGCTTCGACTACGACTGAGTCCAGGTACCCATAACACTTCATTAGCAGCCGTTGTCAACAAGGGGTACATCGATCGAACTTCTCTCATTACTTTCCCCTCGACAAATAGATCTGAGACAAGTTTACTCCCTTTCATCCCTAGCGGCTCTATGCGATCACCTTGCACAAAAGGGCGGAAAATAAATCGATCCTCCTCATCAAATGCAAAGAATGCCTCCCAATGCGTAGCGGGAAACGCACC
The genomic region above belongs to Sulfoacidibacillus ferrooxidans and contains:
- the ftsH gene encoding ATP-dependent zinc metalloprotease FtsH, with translation MRRFYQSAIFYVLILLVIIGVLQYIMSGTQQKTQLTWSQFVSDVHNHEIRSLYVTADGATLQLDGTLTDNTQFTSRALYSDQIVSQISQLPNVTISAPPKESSWLSFLSTIVPFLLVFVLIFFLFNQGQGGGNRVMNFGKSKARLYSEEKKRVTFNDVAGADEEKAELVEVVDFLRDPRKFTAVGARIPKGVLLVGPPGTGKTLLARAVAGEAGVPFFSISGSDFVEMFVGVGASRVRDLFETAKKNAPCIIFIDEIDAVGRQRGAGLGGGHDEREQTLNQLLVEMDGFAGNEGIIMIAATNRPDILDPALLRPGRFDRQITVDRPDVRGREQILRVHSRNKPLSKDVALDIVAKRTPGFTGADLENVLNEAALLTARKDKTVVEMVEVDEAIDRVIAGPEKRSKVISDKEKRLVAFHEGGHAVAGYFLKSGNMVHKVTIIPRGMAGGYTVSLPKEDRSFMTREDILDQVVELLGGRVAEEIVLGEISTGASNDLERVTSVVRRMITEFGMSTKLGPMQFGHRQGQVFLGRDFSSEQNYSDAIAYEIDQEMRRLVDESYERTRTLLTEHRAQLDLLAHTLLEKETLDGEQIRQLMEYGRLVDEGEDGGPKIKIGGRGFGDDPTPSLS
- the hpt gene encoding hypoxanthine phosphoribosyltransferase; the protein is MREDLQELLFSEEQIQARVKQMGEQIAKDYQGENPIAVCVLKGAVLFMADLIRYMDIPLEIDFIATSSYGASTKSSGVVRILKDLDRSVEDRHVLIVEDIVDSGLTLSYLRDSLLRRNALSVKIATAFDKPDGRTVDITPDYSGFVVPNRFIVGYGLDYAERYRNLPYVGVLKPAVYEKN
- the hslO gene encoding Hsp33 family molecular chaperone HslO translates to MGLSDIGDYVLVATGHDGRVLAYAAYTRAIVGELQRRHQTWPVVTAALGRVATIGALLTATLKNDDHQVTLQIHGDGPAGKIVVVATGTGTVRGYVDNPFVDLPTNPFGKLDVSGAVGQEGALYVIKDLGLREPYRGSVPLVSGEIGEDFAYYFAVSEQIPSAVAVGVLVAPDLSVLAAGGIIVQMLPDATPEDIAEVEKKITELPQVTSLLHAGEKPEDLLVRILGDDVKILSEYPVVFECTCGKERLGKILVSLGKQELTEMLEEQGQAELVCHFCGEKYLFDYKELEGFRDQAK